CTGAGCGCCGGCGGTCTGTAGGCCTGAGCGGGTGCGGCCTGCGCGCCGCCCGGACCGGCCGCCTGCTGCCGGACCGGCCGCTCGGGGAAGGTTCCGTCTGGGAAGGGCTGCCAGCGGACTTCCCACAGCTCGCTGCCTTCGGGCGTCTGGTGCGCTTGCTCCACGCCGCCTGTGTAGTGGCGCACCTGGAAGCCGTTGCCCACGCGCAGCCGCGGCGAGCACGTGGCCGTCAGCACGTGCTCGCCGTCCGGACACCAACTGAAGTGAGTGGCGTCTGCCACCTGACTTTTGGAGACCTGCAATGGCACACATCCTTATTTCTGGTGCAGGATTGGCttccagcttttttttcccaggcaaTCAGACGCCGTTGTTGACGCgtaaaaaaagccaaagaattTGGGGTGGGGCGGTGCTCCACTCCACTCACCTGTTTGTACTTCTTGACGTCCCAAACTTCCATCTGACCCCTAAGATTGCCGAATCCCGCCAGGACCAGGATGTGACCCTGCGGACTGGAGCATGCAGTCAGACTCTCagcaggaagggggggggggggggggatgcagcCAACGGCACGTCCTCCTCACCTGTAGTAGGCGGCGTTGCGCGGTCCGGTCCCAAAGTCGAAGACGGCGTCGCACTTGAGGTTGAAGACTGTGGCCTTGGCCGGCATGAAGCCGTAAACCACGCAGAAGTGGCTGCAGTTTGGACTCCAGGCCACGTCGTAAATGGGCCCGCTCTTGGCTGAGGGGAGAAAAGCGCCACGTGGCGAGTAAGGGTCTCCAGGGTGCATCTGTCTGACGGCCGTGACCTTCCAGCCGTGAGCTTTGCGGCTCAGTTGCCTTCTTGGCGGTGCTGCATGCTCACCAAGCTGCACGTGCGCCGTCTCTCCGCCGACGTGGAGGTAGTGCAGAGTCTGCTCGCCGTAGTATGATGCGCCGCTCTTGTCCACCTCGGTGCTCGCCGTCACCAGCACGGCCGAGGCTGTGCCGACAAGCGCGCAGGTCAGACGTGTGGCCCCGAGGCGAGCGCCAAAAAGTCTTTCGCGTCTTAAGTGTGATGTCAAGTCGCGACTGGGCTCCGGCGGGCAAGTCTGACCGACGTACAAAGGAATGTAAGGTCGAAGCGATTGCCCTCCCGCAACCGAATTTGTTCTCGCTGCAGTTCAAGCGCCGTCTTTGGTGAGTTTCTAGCGTCCGTGTTGCGGCCCCAACTCACCTTTGTTGTTCCACTGCATGTTGACGCGGTCAGCCTTGAAGAAGCTCTTGGAGGCCAGGGCGGCGCCAGGCTCCGCCAAGCGCGGGTACTGGAAGAGGCGCACGAATGATGGCGCCCCTTTGCTGCCGGGGACGTACACGCACACCTgacggggagggagggggcaaatTAATTGATCAGGTGGTGCTATTTGCGCTTCCTGCTGGCTGGCGTAGCGGTCTACATCGAACTTTTGAGCGGGCGGTGCAATGTGGCCTCCACAGCTGGAGTGACTGGTTGCTCGCTCACCTTGCTGGGATGAGCTCCCGGTGAAAGCTCAAAGTTGGCAATTTTCTGCACGTGAAGCTTGTTGGCGATGACGTCTGCACACAAAAGATGCTTTAGCGTTAGCATGCGATTAGCATATGAGGCGAACGTGATGTTTATTAGCTTTCAGCATGCTTGCTAACACCATGCGTGTCCTTACTGAAATTGTTATCCTCAAAGAAGTGCAGCTCGTTGCTGACCATCCTGACGGCCATCTTCTCGTCTTGGGACCAGCTGGGACACCTGCACGACAGCGCCGTATCAGCGTCTAGTCGGGCAGAGCCGCGCCGCGCCTCGCTGCTCACCAAGCGTCCGCCTTCTTCTGGAACAAGCCTTTGAGCAGGCTGCCGCCGGGCAGCTCCCACAGACGGAGGTTGGCGTCGCCCTGAGCCGCCTCGCCGCTCTCTGGAAAGACATGTCTCGGTCACGGTCCAAACGCGCTTTGGGATTTACAACGTGTGAGAATAGATGAGCGCGGTGACAAGCGGCTTACAAAGCACGCCAAAACCGGGAACGAGCCGGCCCGTCAAAAACAAGCCCAAGTTGTCAAcactgtgtgtgtatttgttgccAGTGTAAGCAGCGCGAGTTCGCCTGATGAAGGTGCGCAATGTTCTTACTGGTGTAGGGCTGCCAGGTGACCAGGATGTTGGCGAGAGGAGAGAAGCGCAGCATTGCCGTCTTGGGCAGCTCCAATGTGGCCACCGGGGAGGCGTCCGAGGTCCGCGCCACCGACACGCTGGCCAAAGGCGCATATCAACCGAGGTCAACTCTAGGGCCCGTTCCAGCAGTTCTCAAGAGTAATGGCACCACCTACTGAAAGGCGTACCCCAAGGTTCTGTGCTCCTGGAGCCTACACTTGTTGACATGGCTGTCAAGGTGTTAACCTCGAGTCAGGGGGCCACGTATATGTGAATGTTGATGACAGAGACACCGGACtgaccgagcgagcgagagcgagcgaaAGACACCGTTGCCGTCTGCCCCAAACCGGAAGTGGGGGATTGGGGGCAAGGGGGTCAACAGGCCGCCCCAGTTTCCCCCAAAGATCGCCGCCACATAGCGAGGCACCTGACTGAGCTAACGGTGCTGGCAGAGGAGGGCACGTGTCTGGAGACACGAGACAGGCAGGCCACCGAGGCTAGGCGGCCGGGCTGCCAACATTGCGCCTTTTGAGAGACACTGGAGTGACTGCGGGTAACCCGACAACGGCCGTAAAGGAAAGGCGGCCTTTGGCTGTCACCGGCACCACCGAAGGGCCCAAACGTTGGTGGATGCAAGCAGGAAACACGACCAGGAACTGACACATGAACTAACCGTGTCTTTTTGCGGAGCTTGCCGTCTCACTGATGCTCCTCTGCTCGAATGAGGGCAACCGAGTGGCTGGCGAGCGTGTCGAGATTCACAAAACCACATACTCACACTTTTCCATTGCACCACGCCAACCGCGAGCCATCACTGCTGAACGTCAGGCATTGGCTCGCACGAGGAtccctgcgtgcgtgcgcgcgcgcacacacacacacacagacacacacggtcATTCACACGCTGGCTGAGGACATCACTGATGATGTCAGTGTTGGGAGATCACCTGGTG
This genomic window from Syngnathus typhle isolate RoL2023-S1 ecotype Sweden linkage group LG6, RoL_Styp_1.0, whole genome shotgun sequence contains:
- the eif2a gene encoding eukaryotic translation initiation factor 2A, which translates into the protein MAPPVPLLAVRESGGTSLFCGPPTCQEHAAFTRDPRASQCLTFSSDGSRLAWCNGKVVSVARTSDASPVATLELPKTAMLRFSPLANILVTWQPYTKSGEAAQGDANLRLWELPGGSLLKGLFQKKADAWCPSWSQDEKMAVRMVSNELHFFEDNNFNVIANKLHVQKIANFELSPGAHPSKVCVYVPGSKGAPSFVRLFQYPRLAEPGAALASKSFFKADRVNMQWNNKASAVLVTASTEVDKSGASYYGEQTLHYLHVGGETAHVQLAKSGPIYDVAWSPNCSHFCVVYGFMPAKATVFNLKCDAVFDFGTGPRNAAYYSPQGHILVLAGFGNLRGQMEVWDVKKYKQVSKSQVADATHFSWCPDGEHVLTATCSPRLRVGNGFQVRHYTGGVEQAHQTPEGSELWEVRWQPFPDGTFPERPVRQQAAGPGGAQAAPAQAYRPPALRHLPAAPTSKLHEEEAPQNARSFDKPLSKAALKNQKKREARKAAKQESAAEPEPLPEPASVARDQSTETCDDPEMEKKVKNVKKKLKAIEELKEQQSCGKVLQKNQLEKLQKEQQLLDELKLLRVHQ